The Streptomyces sp. WZ-12 genome segment CACCGGCGCTTCCGCGGTGAAGTGCACCCGCATGAAGAACAGCCCGGTGTCCCGATCGCCGAACTGCTGGCTGTCCTCGATGTTGCAACCGGTCATGAACAGGTAGCTGGACACCGCGTGCACGATGCCCTTCTTGTCCGGACAGGACAGCGTGAGGACGTACTGATCGTTCCGGTCCCGCGGACCGGGCTGGGTGGGCTGCGACTCGCTCATGACCTCATAGGGTCGCACATCCGCGAGGTCGCTCCGACCGCGGCGGCCGGGACACCGGTCACGCCGGGGCCCCCAGCGTGCCGGACAGGGCGGCGGCCAGCGCTTCGAGGGAGTGCGGGGCGGTGGCCGGGTCCTCGCCGTCCGCGGTGGCCAGGTGGACGTGCGCCTCGCGGGCGGCCCGTACGGCGTCGGGCCAACCGGGGTGCTCTATGTAGGCGGTGACCGGGGCGTCCGCCCCTACCTGGTGCATGATCCGCAGCACCCGCAGGACGGCCGCGTCGACCAACTGCGCCTCCTGGGCGTCCCGGAAGATCGTGCCGATGTACTTCTCGGCGGACCAGTTGTCCAACCAGGTGTCCTCGACGAGCCGGTAGACGGCGTCGGTGACGTCTCCGTAGCCGGGACGGCCGGCCAGCCAGGTGTGCTGCTGGAAGGCGGGGTCGGAGAGCATGTGCAGCGCGGAGCGGACGTTGCTGCGCCAGCGCCACCATGGCATGTCAGAGAGCGGCATACCGCCCATGGTGGTCGAGCGACGGCCGCGACGGGAAGACTTCTCCGAACCTTGCACAGCAAGCGATCGTACGTTCCTCCCGATTGATCTCGATCGGCCCCCCGGAGTTCACCGCAGCGTCACCATCCGTTGCCGCGGTGTCACGCACCCGTTCCGGCCGGAGCGGAAGGCTGCGGGCTCATGACCGGACGGCGACGCTCCTCCCCCCGCCCCTCTCCCCGCGCTTCCGCGACCGTCGCGGCGGCGTGCACGGCGGTCATCGCGTCGCTGCTGTCCGGCTGCGGCTCCCTCCCCGGCGCCGGTTCCGGGGAGAAGGAGCCGGTCACGGTGATGACCTGGGCGCCCGAGGGCACCAAGACCACCAACATGCCCGGGATGCCGGCGATGGCGCAGGCGTACGCCCGCTGGGTCAACTCCCGCGGCGGGATAGCCGGCCACCCGTTGAAGGTCCTCACCTGCAACGAGCAGAACGACTCGGCGCAGGCCGCGCGGTGCGCCCAGCGCGCGGTGCGGGGCGGGGCGGTGGCCGTGGTCGGCTCGTACAGCCAGTGGGGGCGCTCGTTCATGTCGCCGCTCGAAGCGGCGGGCATCCCGTACATCGGCGGGTACGGCGCCTCCGCCGAGGAGTTCGCCAGCCCGCTCTCCTACCCCGTCAACGGCGGTCAGGCCGCCCTCCTGGCCGGCAACGGCCGCCAGTTGGCGGGCGACTGCCGACGGGTGGCGCTGGTCCGGCCGGACACGATCCAGGGCGACCAGATGCCGGGGCTGCTCAACGCGGGTCTCAACAGCGGGGGTCGGGGCGGGGCTGCGGACGTCAGGGCGCCCGAGGCCGCCACCGATTACACGGACGAGGTGACCGCCGCCCTGAAGGCGGCGGGCGCGGACTCCGCGGTGTACGGGACGGCGAAGACCGGCGGCGCGGCGCCCGGTTCCTGCGTGGCCGCCTCACTGGGCGACCACACCGACACCTTCTTCGACTCCTTCCGGCGCCTCCAGGAGTCCCGCCCCAAGGTCCAGGTCGGCTCCGTATTGGGCAGCGTCGACCAGTCGATGGTCAACCGCAGCGGCGGCGACTCCGGCCCGTTGGAGGGCGCGGACGTCACCGGCTGGTACCCGGTCCCCAGCGATCCGCGCTGGCTGCCGATGCGCCGGGTGATCGACCAGGAGGCGTTCGACGACAGCCGCATCGACCCGGCCGATCAGGGCGTCCAGACGACCTGGATCGCCTACACCGTACTGAGCGCGGTGATCCGGCAGTTGGCCGCCTCGGGCGTCCCGGACATCACCGCGCACGCGCTGCAATCCGCCCTGGACCGCGGCGACCAGTCCGTCGACACCGGCGGCCTGACGCCCGACCTGCGCTGGCGCGACGACGACATGCTGGCCGTCGCCGACTTCCCCCGGATCGTCAACGCGGACGTGACGTACCAGGTCGTCCGGCACGGCGAACTGGTCGCCGCCCAGGAGGGGTTCGTCGACGTGACCCGGACGCTGGAGCAGCGGCGCACCGACGACGGCTGACGCTGCCCGGCCGCCTACGGGGCAAGCCCCCGGCCCGGTTTCACAGCTGTTCGGGGCCGTGCTTCCGGAGGCCGTACTTCTCGGCGATCGGGTTCCACAGGCCGGCGGCCTGCTGCTTGGCCTTGGTGGCCGCGCCGCTGGAGGTGTTCCCCTGGGAGGCTTCCTTGCCGCCCTTGGCGTGGCCCTTGTCGCAACCGCCCTTGCCGGCGGCCTTGTCGGCCCAGGCCGCGTAGTGGTTGTCGGCGTCGGCCGAGGACTTCCAGGCCGTGGTGAGCGCGGCGGTCAGCTCACCGCTGTTGGGGATCTTGTCCACGGGGAGCTGCTGGAGCCGCTTGACCAGGTCGTTGCGCTGGCCAGCGGCGGACCGCAGGTCGCCCGCCGCGCCGCCGAGGTTGGTGCAGCTCTTGATGTTCTGTACGGCGCCGATGACCGCCGAGCGGCTGTTGTTGCTGTCGGCGAGCAGGGCGTCCAGGCCCTTGGCCTGGCCGGCGGCCGGGTCGTCGGCCGGCTTGGTCTCGCCGTCCTTGGTCGACTTGGCCGTACTGGTGCCGGTGTCCTGCTGCTTCTTCTGGGCGGTGTCATCGCCGCTGCCGCCGCTGAGCGCCCAGCCGACACCGAGGCCGACGCCGGCCAGCGCCACCACGATGGCGCCGATGACGACGGCCGCGGGTATCTTGCGGCGCCCGCCGCCGCTCTCCTCGTAGGGGACGTGCTGCTCCTGGCCGCCACCGGGGACGAACGGGCCTCCGGGGGCGGGCTGTTGGCCGTACGGCGGGTGGCCGGCGTCGCCGAAGCGCGGCAGTTGCGCGGTGGCGTCGGGGGCGGGTGCGGCCGGGGCGGCCGGTCCGTCGCGGAACAGGCCGTCGAACTCGGCGGGGGTCGACCGGCCGCCGGGCACGCCCGGTTGGGCACCGAACTGCGCACCGGGCGGCGGGGTGGGCACACCGGCGCCAACGGGACCGCCGGCGCCGCTGATCGGCGGGATCAACTGCGTGGCCTGGTCCATGCCGGCGCCGGACATCGGCTGGGACTGCGGCATGGGTTGGGCCGAACGCGGCGGCCCCTGGTGCGCCTTGATGGGGCGCAGCATCTGCGTGGCCGCGTCCCGGTGTTGCGCGGCGGCCGACTCGGGCGGCAGCGGAGCGCCACCGGGGGCGCCGGGCCCGCCGGTGACGGGGGGCAGGAGGGTGGTGGCGTCGTCGCCGGCCACGGGCGGCAGCGGGGCGCCGGCCTGCGGGGTCGCGCGGACCAGTTCACCGGAGGGGCCGGGCCGCCGCCCTCCCTGGCCGCCGAAGGAGAGGATCGCGGTGGCCTCGGCGGCCGACGCGTTGGGCGGCATCGGGCCGGCGGCCGGCGGGCCCACCTGGGGCGGCATCGGGGGCGGCGCGGCCGGCATGGGCGGCGTCGGCGAGGGCCCCGGGAAGGGCGGCGGGGAGCCCTGCTGCGGCGCGGCGGGCGCCTGGGGCGCGGCCGGGTAGCCGTACGACGGGGCCTGGCCGTGCGGCTGCGGCCCGCCCGGGGCCGCGTCGGGCTGCCCGGGGCCCTGCGGTGCGGGCGGCGGCTGCTGGCCGGGCCCCCAGGGCTGGCCCCACGGCTGCCCGGCGGGCGGCGCGGCCTGCTGGTCGGGCGGCCATGCGTCGCCGCCGCCGGCGGGCAGCACTATGCCCTCTCTGGCCGGGCCGGCCGCAGGATCCTGCGGGTCGTGACCCTGTCCGCTCTGCGTCACCGGGACTCCTACCATCGTGCAGACCTACGGAATCGTCGGCTGCACGCTACCGGTTCGCGGCAACGTTCGACATGCGTCCAGGTCACCGCACCGGCCACCGGCGGCCCCCGCTGCCGGCCCAGCAGAACGCGCCGGGGGCGGGCCGGAATTCCGGCCCGCCCCCGGCAGCACACGGTGGAACACCCTTCGACCGGTACTCCCTTCCGCCCGTTTTCGTCCCTCGCCGCGAGGGCTCACCGCGGCGCC includes the following:
- a CDS encoding SCO4402 family protein gives rise to the protein MGGMPLSDMPWWRWRSNVRSALHMLSDPAFQQHTWLAGRPGYGDVTDAVYRLVEDTWLDNWSAEKYIGTIFRDAQEAQLVDAAVLRVLRIMHQVGADAPVTAYIEHPGWPDAVRAAREAHVHLATADGEDPATAPHSLEALAAALSGTLGAPA
- a CDS encoding ABC transporter substrate-binding protein, with translation MTGRRRSSPRPSPRASATVAAACTAVIASLLSGCGSLPGAGSGEKEPVTVMTWAPEGTKTTNMPGMPAMAQAYARWVNSRGGIAGHPLKVLTCNEQNDSAQAARCAQRAVRGGAVAVVGSYSQWGRSFMSPLEAAGIPYIGGYGASAEEFASPLSYPVNGGQAALLAGNGRQLAGDCRRVALVRPDTIQGDQMPGLLNAGLNSGGRGGAADVRAPEAATDYTDEVTAALKAAGADSAVYGTAKTGGAAPGSCVAASLGDHTDTFFDSFRRLQESRPKVQVGSVLGSVDQSMVNRSGGDSGPLEGADVTGWYPVPSDPRWLPMRRVIDQEAFDDSRIDPADQGVQTTWIAYTVLSAVIRQLAASGVPDITAHALQSALDRGDQSVDTGGLTPDLRWRDDDMLAVADFPRIVNADVTYQVVRHGELVAAQEGFVDVTRTLEQRRTDDG